A window of the Kosakonia radicincitans DSM 16656 genome harbors these coding sequences:
- the arsC gene encoding arsenate reductase (glutaredoxin) (This arsenate reductase requires both glutathione and glutaredoxin to convert arsenate to arsenite, after which the efflux transporter formed by ArsA and ArsB can extrude the arsenite from the cell, providing resistance.), whose translation MSDAVQIYHNPRCSKSRETLNLLKENGVEPQVVLYLETPPDAATIKQLLQMLSMSSARELMRTKEDLYKSLNLGDNTLSEQELVQALVDNPKLIERPIVVANGKARIGRPPEQVLDIIG comes from the coding sequence ATGTCAGACGCGGTGCAAATCTACCATAACCCTCGCTGCTCAAAGAGCCGTGAAACCCTGAACCTGCTGAAAGAGAACGGCGTCGAGCCGCAGGTGGTGCTCTATCTGGAGACGCCGCCGGATGCGGCGACCATCAAACAACTGCTGCAGATGCTCAGCATGTCCAGCGCACGGGAACTGATGCGCACGAAAGAGGATCTGTATAAGTCCCTGAACCTTGGTGATAACACATTATCCGAACAGGAATTGGTGCAGGCGCTGGTGGATAACCCGAAGCTGATTGAGCGCCCGATTGTGGTGGCAAACGGTAAAGCGCGTATCGGCCGTCCGCCGGAGCAGGTTTTAGACATTATCGGTTAA
- the bepA gene encoding beta-barrel assembly-enhancing protease: protein MFRQLKRTLVATLIATVAAGTVIPAWADSADNLPDMGTSAGSTLSIGQEMQMGDYYVRQLRGSAPLINDPLLVQYINALGMRLVAHADSVKTPFHFYLVNNDEINAFAFFGGNVVLHSALFRYTDNESQLASVMAHEISHVTQRHLARAMEDQKRSAPLTWAGALGSILLAMASPQAGMAALTGTLAGTQQGLISFTQQNEQEADRIGIQVLQRSGFDPQAMPTFLEKLLDQSRYSTRPPEILLTHPLPESRLADARNRANQMRPVVVQSSEAFYMAKVRALGMYNSGRNQLTDDLLDGWSKGNVREQRAAQYGRALQAMEAKKFPEAAKALQPLLSADPNNAWYLDLATDIDLGQNKSADAIKRLNAASELKTNPVLQLNLANAYLEGGQPAETARILNRYTFTYKDDVNGWDLLAQAEAALGNRDQELAARAESLALVGKLDQAITLLSSASSQVKLGSLQQARYDARIDQLRQLQQRFKPYQKM from the coding sequence ATGTTCAGGCAGTTGAAACGAACGCTGGTCGCAACCCTTATCGCTACAGTGGCGGCAGGTACGGTTATTCCGGCATGGGCCGATTCGGCAGACAACCTGCCAGATATGGGCACGTCCGCCGGCAGTACGCTCTCCATTGGACAGGAGATGCAGATGGGCGACTACTATGTGCGCCAGCTACGCGGCAGCGCGCCGCTGATTAACGATCCACTGCTGGTGCAGTACATTAATGCACTGGGCATGCGGCTGGTGGCGCATGCTGACTCCGTAAAAACCCCGTTTCACTTCTACCTCGTCAATAACGACGAAATCAACGCCTTCGCCTTTTTCGGCGGCAATGTCGTGTTGCACTCTGCGCTTTTCCGTTACACGGACAACGAGAGCCAGCTCGCCTCGGTGATGGCGCACGAAATTTCCCACGTCACGCAGCGCCACCTGGCGCGCGCGATGGAAGATCAAAAACGCAGCGCCCCGCTCACCTGGGCCGGCGCGCTGGGTTCAATCCTGTTAGCGATGGCCAGCCCGCAAGCGGGGATGGCGGCGCTTACCGGGACGCTGGCGGGCACGCAACAGGGCCTGATCAGCTTTACCCAGCAGAACGAACAGGAAGCGGATCGTATCGGCATCCAGGTGCTGCAGCGTTCCGGTTTCGACCCGCAGGCAATGCCGACATTCCTCGAAAAACTGCTCGATCAGTCACGCTATTCAACCCGTCCGCCGGAAATTCTGCTGACGCACCCCCTGCCGGAAAGCCGCCTTGCCGATGCGCGTAACCGCGCTAACCAGATGCGTCCGGTGGTGGTTCAGTCTTCGGAAGCGTTCTACATGGCCAAAGTCAGAGCGCTCGGCATGTATAACTCCGGGCGTAACCAACTGACCGATGACTTGCTGGATGGCTGGTCGAAAGGCAATGTGCGCGAGCAGCGCGCCGCGCAATATGGCCGCGCCCTGCAGGCAATGGAAGCGAAAAAATTCCCTGAGGCGGCGAAAGCGTTGCAACCGTTGCTGAGCGCCGATCCGAATAACGCCTGGTATCTCGATCTGGCGACCGATATCGATTTGGGGCAGAACAAAAGCGCCGATGCGATTAAGCGCCTGAACGCCGCCAGCGAGCTGAAAACCAACCCGGTGTTGCAGCTCAACCTGGCGAACGCCTACCTGGAAGGCGGGCAACCGGCGGAAACGGCGCGAATCCTCAACCGTTACACCTTTACCTATAAAGATGATGTGAATGGCTGGGATCTGCTGGCGCAGGCGGAAGCCGCGCTCGGCAATCGCGACCAGGAACTGGCCGCCCGCGCGGAAAGCCTGGCGCTGGTGGGCAAACTGGATCAAGCCATCACATTATTGAGCAGCGCCAGTTCGCAGGTGAAACTCGGCAGCCTGCAACAGGCACGTTATGATGCGCGTATTGATCAGCTGCGCCAGTTGCAGCAGCGCTTCAAACCGTATCAGAAGATGTAA
- a CDS encoding AI-2E family transporter yields MLEMLMQWYRRRFSDPEAIALLVILLAGFCILFFFSGLLAPLLVALVIAYLLEWPTVRLERIGCSRNWAASIVLVLFVGILLVMAFVVMPVVWQQGIYLIRDMPGMLSKLSDFAATLPRRYPALMDAGIIDAMAENMRSRMLTMGDSVVKYSLASLVGLLTLAVYLVLVPLMVFFLVKDKEQMLNAVRRVLPRNRGLAGQVWKEMNQQITNYIRGKVLEMIVVGIATWIGFILFGLNYSLLLAVLVGFSVLIPYIGAFVVTIPVVGVALFQFGLGTEFWSCFAVYLIIQALDGNLLVPVLFSEAVNLHPLVIILSVIIFGGLWGFWGVFFAIPLATLIQAVIHAWPDSPAIEE; encoded by the coding sequence ATGCTTGAAATGTTGATGCAGTGGTATCGCCGTCGCTTCAGCGACCCGGAGGCGATTGCGCTGCTGGTCATTCTGCTTGCCGGATTCTGTATCCTCTTCTTCTTTAGCGGCCTGCTTGCGCCGCTGCTGGTGGCGCTGGTTATCGCTTACCTGCTGGAGTGGCCAACCGTTCGTCTGGAAAGAATCGGCTGTTCGCGCAACTGGGCGGCGTCGATTGTGCTGGTGCTGTTTGTCGGCATTCTGCTGGTGATGGCCTTTGTGGTGATGCCGGTAGTCTGGCAGCAGGGGATTTACCTGATCCGCGACATGCCCGGCATGTTGAGCAAACTCTCTGATTTCGCCGCCACGCTGCCGCGCCGTTATCCGGCGCTAATGGATGCGGGCATCATTGATGCGATGGCGGAAAATATGCGCTCGCGCATGCTGACAATGGGCGATTCGGTGGTGAAATACTCCCTCGCTTCGCTGGTCGGGCTGTTGACGCTGGCGGTCTATCTGGTGCTGGTGCCGCTGATGGTCTTTTTTCTTGTCAAAGACAAAGAGCAGATGCTTAACGCCGTGCGCCGCGTCTTGCCGCGCAATCGCGGGCTGGCGGGACAGGTGTGGAAAGAGATGAACCAGCAGATCACCAACTATATTCGCGGCAAAGTGCTGGAGATGATTGTCGTCGGCATCGCCACCTGGATTGGTTTCATTCTGTTTGGCCTTAACTATTCGCTGCTGCTGGCGGTGCTGGTCGGTTTCTCGGTGTTGATCCCTTACATCGGCGCTTTTGTGGTCACCATTCCGGTGGTCGGCGTGGCGCTGTTCCAGTTTGGCCTCGGCACTGAGTTCTGGAGCTGCTTTGCGGTGTATCTGATTATTCAGGCGCTGGATGGCAATTTGCTGGTGCCGGTGCTGTTCTCCGAAGCGGTAAACCTGCATCCGTTGGTGATCATTCTGTCGGTGATCATTTTCGGTGGGCTCTGGGGTTTTTGGGGCGTTTTCTTTGCCATTCCGCTCGCCACGCTGATTCAGGCGGTGATCCACGCCTGGCCGGATTCGCCTGCCATCGAAGAGTAG
- the focA gene encoding formate transporter FocA encodes MDTGNAFDLRLPAEMAKVAEQSGLYKVSKKKELSFFLAVTAGVFISIAFVFYITVTSGPAPATALAKLAGGVCFSLGLILVVVCGADLFTSTVLTVMAKASGLISWRQLIGNWVIVYLGNLVGALFFVALIWFAGQTMSSNGLWGLNVLQTADHKMHHTFIEAVCLGTLCNLMVCLAVWISYSGHTLTDKIMAMLLPIGMFVASGFEHSIANMFLLPLAVIIRDFAPASFWATVHSSPDNFPALTFGRVITDNLIPVTIGNIIGGGVLVGVTYWIIYLRNDHAGH; translated from the coding sequence ATGGATACCGGCAACGCGTTTGACCTGCGACTTCCTGCGGAAATGGCAAAAGTCGCCGAACAGTCAGGTTTGTATAAAGTCAGCAAGAAGAAAGAGTTGTCGTTCTTTCTCGCGGTAACGGCGGGCGTATTTATCTCGATTGCTTTTGTCTTTTATATCACCGTCACCAGCGGGCCTGCGCCTGCCACCGCGCTGGCAAAACTGGCGGGCGGCGTCTGTTTCTCGCTGGGGCTTATTCTGGTGGTGGTGTGCGGCGCGGATCTCTTTACCTCAACCGTACTGACGGTGATGGCGAAAGCCAGCGGCCTGATAAGCTGGCGGCAACTGATCGGCAACTGGGTCATTGTTTATCTCGGCAATCTGGTCGGTGCGCTGTTTTTTGTCGCGCTGATTTGGTTTGCCGGGCAGACGATGAGCAGCAACGGCCTGTGGGGGCTGAACGTGCTGCAAACCGCCGATCATAAAATGCATCACACCTTTATTGAGGCGGTGTGCCTCGGGACGCTGTGTAATCTGATGGTCTGCCTGGCGGTGTGGATCAGTTATTCCGGCCATACGCTGACGGACAAAATTATGGCGATGCTGCTGCCGATCGGCATGTTTGTCGCCAGCGGTTTTGAACACAGCATTGCCAATATGTTTCTGCTGCCGCTGGCGGTCATTATCCGCGATTTTGCCCCGGCAAGTTTCTGGGCGACGGTGCACAGTTCGCCGGATAACTTCCCGGCGTTAACCTTCGGCAGGGTAATTACGGATAACCTGATTCCGGTCACGATTGGCAATATCATTGGCGGCGGAGTGTTAGTCGGCGTGACGTACTGGATTATCTATCTGCGTAATGACCATGCCGGACATTAA
- a CDS encoding sigma 54-interacting transcriptional regulator: MILQQLLEQNDKASLLQAFIPLPPPFSPVQFIELRLNNAPFWRCFDDGSAAFCTAEYGDTISDSSLHVVLLEGSDVAELRFVRTDGGTFSPQENALFAWLTRLATQALEEMLASEKLRQSVTALREERDHHRVLVDITNSVLSHLDLDDLVADVSQEIHRFFGIDNIRMVLRDTLHSHQLNCHVTHFPSCPPETERFPLRSESPVLLAALNEHRGALLQQDQDAALWHSDAVLSQLALQGLNTVFILPLAYSHQSTGVLLLAHHEASVFTEQNCRLLQQIADRIGIAVDNADAYRKVIHLKENLNSENRQLNEQIASSQSFGDIIYQSEAMRDVLQQVNIVALSDSTVLILGETGTGKEIIARALHQMSPRKDKPLVKINCAAIPSSLLESELFGHDKGAFTGAINTHRGRFEMADEGTLFLDEIGDMPLELQPKLLRVLQEREIERIGGNRTIPVNVRVIAATNRDLRQMVIDREFRNDLFYRLNVFPLVLPPLRERPDDIPLLARYFTQKLARRLNRTIDTIPAETLRQLMRYEWPGNVRELENVIERAVLLSRDNTLNLHLNAQPVSMVQPVVHDPFPFPLPKVAEMMHPEPPENDEEERARIIQVLRETNGIVAGPRGAAARLGMKRTTLLSRMQRLGIAVREVL; this comes from the coding sequence ATGATCTTACAGCAGTTGCTGGAACAGAATGATAAGGCTTCACTTCTTCAGGCGTTTATCCCCCTGCCGCCCCCCTTCAGCCCCGTGCAGTTTATTGAATTACGTCTCAATAACGCCCCTTTCTGGCGCTGTTTTGATGATGGCAGCGCGGCGTTTTGCACGGCCGAATACGGCGACACAATCAGCGACAGCTCGCTGCACGTGGTGCTGCTGGAAGGCAGCGATGTGGCAGAACTGCGCTTTGTGCGCACCGACGGCGGCACTTTCAGCCCGCAAGAGAATGCGCTGTTTGCCTGGCTGACGCGGCTGGCGACGCAGGCGCTGGAGGAGATGCTGGCGAGCGAAAAACTCCGCCAGTCAGTCACGGCGTTGCGCGAAGAGCGCGATCACCACCGGGTGCTGGTGGACATCACTAACTCGGTGCTGTCGCATCTCGATCTTGACGATCTGGTGGCGGATGTTTCGCAGGAGATCCACCGCTTTTTCGGCATCGATAATATTCGCATGGTGCTGCGCGATACGCTGCATTCACACCAGCTTAACTGCCATGTCACCCATTTTCCCAGTTGCCCGCCGGAAACAGAGCGATTCCCGCTACGCAGTGAAAGCCCGGTTTTGCTGGCCGCGCTGAACGAACATCGCGGCGCGCTGCTCCAGCAGGATCAGGATGCGGCGCTGTGGCACAGCGATGCGGTGCTCAGCCAGTTGGCGCTGCAGGGGCTGAACACGGTGTTTATTTTGCCGCTGGCCTACAGCCACCAGTCCACGGGCGTGCTGCTACTGGCGCACCATGAGGCATCCGTTTTCACTGAACAAAATTGTCGATTGCTACAGCAGATCGCCGACAGAATTGGTATCGCCGTCGATAATGCCGACGCGTACCGCAAAGTTATCCATCTGAAAGAGAATCTGAACAGCGAAAACCGCCAGCTCAACGAGCAGATCGCCTCCAGCCAGAGTTTCGGCGACATTATTTACCAGAGCGAGGCGATGCGCGACGTGCTCCAGCAGGTCAATATTGTCGCCCTGAGCGACAGCACGGTGCTGATCCTCGGCGAAACCGGCACCGGGAAAGAGATCATCGCCCGCGCGCTGCATCAGATGAGCCCGCGTAAAGATAAACCGCTGGTGAAAATCAACTGTGCCGCGATCCCCTCCAGCCTGCTGGAAAGCGAACTGTTTGGTCACGATAAAGGTGCCTTTACCGGCGCGATTAACACGCACCGCGGACGCTTTGAAATGGCCGATGAGGGTACGCTGTTCCTCGATGAGATCGGCGATATGCCGCTTGAACTGCAACCCAAGCTGCTGCGCGTATTGCAGGAGCGCGAGATCGAACGCATCGGCGGCAACCGGACCATCCCGGTGAATGTGCGGGTGATTGCCGCCACCAACCGCGATCTGCGCCAGATGGTGATCGACCGCGAGTTTCGCAACGATCTCTTTTATCGCCTGAATGTCTTCCCGCTAGTGCTGCCGCCGCTGCGCGAGCGCCCGGATGACATTCCGCTGCTGGCACGCTATTTCACGCAAAAACTGGCGCGTCGCCTGAACCGCACCATTGATACCATCCCGGCAGAGACTCTCCGCCAGTTGATGCGCTACGAATGGCCCGGCAACGTGCGTGAACTGGAGAACGTGATTGAACGTGCGGTATTGCTTTCACGCGATAACACACTGAATCTGCACCTCAATGCGCAGCCAGTCAGTATGGTGCAGCCGGTGGTTCACGATCCTTTTCCCTTCCCGCTGCCGAAAGTGGCGGAGATGATGCACCCCGAACCGCCGGAAAATGACGAAGAGGAACGGGCACGCATTATTCAGGTACTGCGCGAAACCAACGGCATTGTCGCTGGCCCTCGCGGTGCGGCTGCGCGGCTTGGTATGAAGCGCACCACGTTGTTATCACGCATGCAGCGCCTCGGTATTGCGGTACGCGAAGTGCTGTGA
- a CDS encoding formate hydrogenlyase maturation HycH family protein — translation MSEQTAQVMFWTLRQKFVDDSVELEEKSRQVMYYSLAIGHHVGVIDCLNVALACPLDAYQQWLTLMEDADARRKMQGLLTFGEIVIDASHVNLLAPDFARLAKTAEEPWRGWSRQLLQHLQDMAHEPALYLMVRRVD, via the coding sequence ATGTCTGAGCAAACCGCGCAGGTGATGTTCTGGACGCTGCGGCAAAAGTTTGTCGATGACAGCGTTGAACTGGAGGAGAAAAGCCGTCAGGTGATGTACTACTCGCTGGCTATTGGTCATCACGTTGGGGTGATCGATTGCCTCAACGTCGCGCTGGCCTGCCCGCTGGATGCCTACCAACAGTGGCTGACGCTGATGGAGGACGCCGACGCGCGGCGTAAAATGCAGGGGCTGCTCACCTTCGGCGAAATCGTCATCGACGCCAGCCATGTCAATCTGCTGGCGCCCGATTTCGCCCGGCTGGCCAAAACGGCGGAGGAACCGTGGCGAGGCTGGAGCCGCCAGCTATTACAACACTTACAGGATATGGCCCACGAACCGGCGCTCTATCTGATGGTACGCCGGGTGGATTAA
- a CDS encoding NADH-quinone oxidoreductase subunit B family protein, protein MSSDLKILSQHVSQPVQLDESAQKIKQLLLRDIQRSAYVYRVDCGGCNGCEIEIFAAITPLFDAERFGIKVVASPRHADILLFTGAVTRAMRMPALRAWDAAPDHKIAISYGACGVGGGIFHDLYCVWGGSDTIVPIDVWIPGCPPTPAATIHGFAVALGLLEQKLHAVDHIQTPNETASVNWPALPLALRVTLERQARQLAGYRQGREIVDHLFALLSEGEIGQRASRVNAWLQQAADPRLTAIVQQLMSELERHHV, encoded by the coding sequence ATGAGTTCCGACCTGAAGATACTGTCGCAGCATGTCAGCCAGCCGGTGCAGCTTGATGAGTCAGCGCAAAAAATCAAACAGCTTTTGCTGCGCGATATCCAGCGTTCCGCCTATGTTTACCGCGTGGATTGCGGTGGCTGCAACGGCTGTGAAATCGAGATTTTCGCTGCCATTACGCCGCTGTTCGACGCCGAGCGCTTTGGCATCAAAGTAGTGGCTTCGCCGCGTCACGCCGACATTTTGCTGTTTACCGGCGCGGTGACCCGCGCGATGCGCATGCCCGCTTTACGCGCCTGGGATGCCGCGCCCGATCATAAAATTGCTATCTCCTACGGCGCATGCGGCGTCGGCGGCGGAATTTTCCACGATCTTTACTGCGTGTGGGGCGGCAGCGACACCATCGTGCCGATTGATGTCTGGATCCCCGGCTGCCCGCCGACGCCGGCGGCCACCATTCATGGTTTCGCGGTAGCACTGGGCCTGCTGGAGCAGAAACTGCACGCGGTTGACCATATCCAGACACCAAACGAAACGGCCAGCGTCAACTGGCCTGCTCTGCCGCTGGCGCTGCGCGTGACCCTTGAGCGCCAGGCGCGGCAACTGGCGGGTTATCGCCAGGGGCGCGAAATCGTCGATCATCTTTTTGCGTTGCTGAGCGAAGGCGAGATCGGCCAGCGCGCATCACGGGTGAATGCCTGGCTGCAACAGGCGGCGGATCCCCGTCTGACGGCGATCGTGCAGCAATTAATGAGTGAGCTGGAGCGCCACCATGTCTGA
- the hyfH gene encoding hydrogenase 4 subunit H has translation MLKLLKTILRAGEPTVKYPFAPLEVCPGFRGKPELDPLQCIACGACTTACPANALTMETTPEENRRVWQLFIGRCIYCGRCEEVCPTRAIHLSEEFELAVTRKADLYVRATFRLQHCTECGVPFAPEKSVTLAVELLTLSQNNLELADSLRAQACICPACRRRAALEHHNSTNIHYYLEEQA, from the coding sequence ATGCTGAAATTGTTGAAGACCATTCTCAGGGCGGGCGAACCCACGGTGAAATACCCGTTTGCGCCGCTGGAGGTGTGCCCCGGTTTTCGCGGTAAACCCGAACTGGATCCGTTGCAATGCATTGCCTGCGGCGCCTGCACTACCGCCTGCCCGGCGAATGCGCTGACCATGGAAACCACGCCAGAGGAAAACCGCCGCGTCTGGCAGTTGTTTATTGGCCGCTGCATTTACTGCGGCCGTTGCGAAGAGGTGTGCCCGACGCGGGCTATCCATTTGTCAGAAGAGTTTGAACTGGCGGTCACCCGCAAAGCCGATCTGTATGTGCGCGCGACATTTCGTTTGCAGCACTGCACCGAATGCGGCGTGCCTTTCGCGCCGGAAAAATCGGTCACACTGGCGGTTGAACTGCTGACCCTCAGCCAGAACAACCTGGAACTGGCCGATTCCCTGCGCGCGCAGGCGTGCATCTGCCCGGCCTGTCGGCGTCGTGCCGCGCTGGAACACCACAACAGCACCAACATTCATTACTATCTTGAGGAGCAAGCATGA
- a CDS encoding NADH-quinone oxidoreductase subunit C, producing the protein MQFPGAVLEEERQTFEQVTITVKINLLPEIVHYLYYQHDGWLPVLFGNDERSLNGHYAVYYALSMEGAEKCWIVVKALVDANTREFPSVTPRVPAAVWGEREIRDMYGLIPVGLPDQRRLVLPDDWPDDLHPLRKDTMDYRLRPEPTSDTENYTFINDGGNSARIVPIGPLHITSDEPGHFRLFVDGERIVDADYRLFYVHRGMEKLAETRMGYNEVTFLSDRVCGICGFAHSVAYTTSVENALGIVVPQRAHTIRSVLLEVERLHSHLLNIGLSSHFVGFDTGFMQFFRIREKSMTMAELLTGSRKTYGLNLIGGIRRDILKEQRVKTIQLVKEMRAEVTQLVDMLLSTPNMAQRTQGVGILDRQVARDFSPVGPLIRGSGFARDLRFDHPYADYGNLPKTLFTWPDGDVFSRLMVRVKEVFDSLAMIEFGLDNLPDTPLLTEGFSYQPHKFALGYVEAPRGEDVHWSMLGDNQKLYRWRCRAATYANWPVLRYMLRGNTVSDAPLIIGSLDPCYSCTDRVTLVDVRKRKSTTVPYKEIERYGIERRHSPLK; encoded by the coding sequence ATGCAGTTTCCCGGCGCGGTGCTGGAAGAAGAACGCCAGACCTTCGAACAAGTCACCATTACGGTGAAGATCAACCTGTTACCGGAGATTGTTCACTATCTCTATTACCAGCATGACGGCTGGCTGCCGGTACTGTTTGGCAACGACGAACGCAGCCTTAACGGCCATTATGCAGTCTATTACGCACTGTCGATGGAAGGGGCGGAAAAGTGCTGGATCGTGGTGAAAGCGTTGGTTGATGCCAATACGCGGGAATTCCCGTCGGTGACGCCGCGCGTACCCGCTGCCGTGTGGGGCGAACGTGAGATCCGCGATATGTACGGGCTGATCCCGGTTGGCCTGCCGGATCAACGTCGGCTGGTCTTACCGGACGACTGGCCGGACGATCTGCATCCGCTGCGCAAAGACACCATGGATTATCGCCTGCGTCCGGAACCGACCAGCGACACGGAGAATTACACCTTTATCAATGATGGCGGCAATTCTGCGCGCATCGTGCCGATTGGCCCGCTGCATATCACCTCTGACGAACCTGGCCACTTCCGTCTGTTTGTCGATGGAGAGCGGATTGTCGATGCCGATTACCGTCTGTTCTATGTGCATCGCGGCATGGAGAAACTGGCGGAAACCCGCATGGGCTATAACGAAGTCACCTTCCTCTCGGATCGGGTTTGCGGCATTTGCGGTTTTGCCCATAGCGTTGCCTATACCACCTCGGTGGAAAACGCGCTGGGCATTGTGGTGCCACAGCGTGCGCACACTATCCGTTCGGTGCTGCTGGAAGTAGAGCGGCTGCACAGCCACCTGCTTAACATTGGCCTTTCCAGCCACTTTGTCGGTTTCGACACCGGGTTTATGCAGTTTTTCCGCATCCGCGAGAAGTCGATGACGATGGCGGAGCTGCTGACCGGCTCGCGCAAAACCTACGGTCTGAACCTGATTGGCGGTATTCGCCGCGACATTCTGAAAGAGCAACGCGTCAAGACCATCCAACTGGTGAAAGAGATGCGTGCCGAAGTGACGCAACTGGTGGATATGCTGCTCTCGACGCCGAACATGGCACAGCGCACCCAGGGCGTCGGCATTCTTGACCGCCAGGTCGCACGGGATTTCAGCCCGGTGGGGCCGCTGATTCGCGGCAGTGGTTTCGCCCGCGATCTGCGCTTCGATCACCCTTATGCCGACTACGGCAACCTGCCGAAAACCCTGTTCACCTGGCCGGATGGCGATGTCTTCTCGCGCCTCATGGTGCGGGTAAAAGAGGTGTTTGATTCGCTGGCGATGATTGAGTTTGGCCTCGATAACCTGCCGGACACGCCGCTGCTGACCGAAGGCTTCAGCTACCAGCCGCATAAATTCGCCCTCGGTTATGTTGAAGCGCCGCGCGGGGAAGATGTGCACTGGAGCATGCTCGGCGACAATCAGAAGCTCTACCGCTGGCGCTGCCGTGCGGCCACCTACGCCAACTGGCCTGTGCTGCGCTATATGCTGCGCGGCAACACCGTCTCCGACGCGCCGCTAATTATCGGCAGCCTCGATCCCTGCTACTCGTGCACGGACCGCGTCACGCTGGTTGACGTGCGTAAACGTAAATCGACGACCGTGCCCTATAAAGAGATCGAACGTTACGGCATTGAACGTCGCCACTCGCCGCTGAAGTAA